A region from the Fusarium musae strain F31 chromosome 1, whole genome shotgun sequence genome encodes:
- a CDS encoding hypothetical protein (EggNog:ENOG41), whose protein sequence is MEPRSLIPSWSTTPLPNITLSASGLLVLADLRTISRRTALTGGASWIDSLVLAPGLHYQQACDDLEREAPIGLIALSSQTLGQIQYAVKNTMTASYLKSLVKDGAENIITLDVGLDTPWDVVKIVGKVVRRHRISDEEDDDEDHEDWASLSDVDWLSHLLYLISPLITSTSIAFMVIFEDWWGLAILLTLVSSRILNIWAIKQRMTHSEPPPESLTMTEYTVDLGGGHSVRLRGPDADLQALVTHAWLRTQSSLEGYLEAAAKLMVYMSAALGGNMTQAGAIVLIGLLLASAALLGLSNAHARGFHMHGRYAMPRQTKMKAVEVRSKSSTSAGEVQTGLV, encoded by the exons ATGGAG CCTCGATCTCTAATTCCTTCATGGTCCACTACTCCTCTACCAAACATAACCCTATCAGCCAGCGGTCTTCTCGTCCTCGCCGATCTTCGTACTATCTCCCGTCGCACTGCTCTCACCGGCGGCGCCTCATGGATCGACTCCCTAGTCCTCGCCCCCGGTTTGCATTACCAACAAGCATGCGATGACCTGGAACGTGAAGCTCCCATCGGCTTAATAGCATTGTCTTCTCAAACACTCGGCCAGATACAATATGCCGTGAAGAATACCATGACGGCGAGTtatctcaagagccttgtcaaAGATGGTGCTGAGAACATTATCACTCTGGACGTTGGACTAGATACGCCATGGGATGTAGTCAAAATCGTGGGCAAGGTCGTTAGAAGACACAGGAtatcagatgaagaagacgacgatgaggatcaCGAAGACTGGGCTTCCCTCTCTGATGTCGACTGGCTCAGTCACCTCCTCTACCTAATCAGTCCCCTCATAACATCAACTTCCATAGCCTTTATGGTAATCTTCGAAGACTGGTGGGGCCTCGCCATTCTCCTCACCCTCGTCAGTTCTCGCATCCTCAACATCTGGGCCATAAAGCAACGCATGACACACTCAGAACCGCCCCCCGAAAGTCTAACCATGACAGAATACACCGTCGATCTTGGCGGTGGACACAGCGTGCGACTACGCGGCCCAGACGCGGACTTACAGGCTCTTGTTACTCATGCTTGGCTACGTACACAGTCGAGCCTGGAGGGCTATCTTGAGGCGGCGGCTAAGTTAATGGTGTACATGTCTGCCGCACTGGGAGGAAACATGACACAGGCTGGAGCCATTGTGCTCATTGGACTATTACTTGCCAGTGCCGCGCTATTGGGACTGAGCAATGCACATGCGCGAGGGTTCCATATGCATGGTCGCTATGCAATGCCCCGGCAaacgaagatgaaggctgTGGAAGTTCGCAGTAAGAGTAGTACTTCGGCGGGAGAGGTGCAAACCGGATTGGTTTAG
- a CDS encoding hypothetical protein (BUSCO:EOG09260QVP), whose protein sequence is MRLSLQPLLLLGLSALGAAVFQDEVGEIDFHHALLGVPQVETTFFHRPRKQDKASLLYTLSDVGLIGAVNPSNGQVVWRQQIADDITNGGGFLRAAEGEHWVAAAYGSRVQAWDALTGRNVWHNEFKGEVKDLEILELTESSRKDVLVLYDEDGTTVLRRIHGTVGNVIWEFREVAKNIPLQVSTDISKIYVISLHGSPASYSLKVIALDTVTGGRLDDFAIGTKGDVHGPKDVMFVGGNSAAPILAWADSTLTKLKVNVLGSKTTQELKLPSDAVAVTIHAPHLLQSQPHFLVHTRTKTGNKAEVYHTDLKSSQVTKAYELPHLSGPGAFSTSSDGANVYFARVTEDETLVVSSESHAVLARWPFKPAGDIEAVHAVAEVLKKPGTEGFAIRVAAVTKSDDWVLVRNGEIDWKRPEGLTGAVAAVWADIPGTENLAKVLEEEAHTNPLSAYIHRVTRHIDDLQYLPDYLASLPQLIITSIFGGEPAAKKEGLHRDTFGFNKLIVLATRRGRVYGLSTEHKGQVIWSKSVLPQVPGESLEIKGIYAKDEGVVTLRGAKGEYVAIKSDTGDVVEVMPAGSLPRVSSTVVVDSPAGKWLLPVGVNGEIGPVPAGFTPSETVVVRGEGETLKGVKFVEENNKVTEQEVWQLQLFRGQKIVEIAKHAPHDPVASIGRVLADRRVSYKYLNPNTIVVAAIDEAKSSLSVQLIDTVSGQVLAAQSYAGVDATKPISCAMAENWYTCTFFGRYTLDDGTKRSIQGYQIVIVDLYESSSPNDRGPLGDAVNFSSLKPVDTPTGPALPWVEEQAYVLSQPLDKLSVTQTRQGISNRQVLGYMPETHSIAGLARQVLDARRPVGRDSTPAEKEAEGLIQYTPSIEIDPRSVISHQRNVVGVKDILTAPVIVESTSLVVAYGVDVFGTRVAPSGVFDILGNGFNKVTLVLTVVSLLGGVLFLSPMVRRKQINRTWEG, encoded by the exons ATGCGGCTCTCACTCCAACCATTGCTCCTCCTGGGGCTCTCGGCCCTCGGCGCCGCAGTCTTCCAGGATGAGGTCGGCGAGATCGATTTCCACCACGCGCTCCTCGGCGTCCCCCAAGTCGAAACCACCTTCTTCCATCGCCCACGAAAGCAAGATAAGGCGAGCCTCCTTTACACTCTCAGCGACGTCGGTCTCATCGGCGCCGTCAACCCCAGCAATGGCCAGGTTGTCTGGCGTCAGCAGATCGCGGATGATATCACTAATGGCGGTGGTTTCCTGCGCGCTGCTGAGGGTGAGCATTGGGTTGCTGCGGCGTATGGATCGCGAGTTCAGGCGTGGGATGCGCTAACGGGGCGAAATGTGTGGCATAATGAGTTTAAGGGAGAGGTTAAGGATCTTGAGATTCTGGAGCTTACTGAGAGTTCGAGAAAGGATGTTTTGGTTCTGTATGACGAGGATGGCACTACGGTTCTACGACGTATACACGGTACTGTGGGAAATGTCATCTGGGAGTTCCGCGAGGTCGCCAAGAACATCCCTCTTCAGGTCTCAACCGATATTTCCAAGATCTACGTTATCAGCCTTCACGGATCGCCTGCTTCATACAGCCTCAAGGTTATCGCGCTCGACACTGTTACAGGAGGACGACTGGACGACTTTGCCATTGGCACAAAGGGTGATGTCCATGGACCCAAAGACGTCATGTTCGTTGGAGGAAACTCTGCCGCCCCTATCCTCGCATGGGCCGACAGCAccctcaccaagctcaaggtcaatgTCTTGGGAAGCAAGACGACCCAGGAGCTCAAGCTGCCTTCCGACGCTGTCGCTGTCACCATTCACGCGCCTCACCTCCTTCAATCGCAGCCTCATTTCCTCGTTCACACCCGAACCAAGACCGGAAACAAGGCCGAGGTCTATCATACCGACTTGAAGAGCAGCCAGGTTACCAAGGCCTACGAACTTCCTCACCTTTCTGGCCCTGGTGCCTTTTCCACCAGCTCTGACGGAGCCAACGTTTACTTCGCTCGCGTCACTGAAGATGAGACTCTCGTTGTCTCATCTGAGTCTCACGCTGTTCTGGCCCGCTGGCCCTTCAAGCCCGCTGGCGATATTGAGGCTGTTCACGCTGTTGCCGAGGTTCTCAAGAAGCCTGGTACCGAGGGCTTTGCTATCCGAGTTGCTGCCGTCACCAAGTCAGATGACTGGGTCCTTGTCCGTAACGGCGAGATTGACTGGAAGCGACCTGAGGGTTTGACTggcgctgttgctgctgtctGGGCTGACATTCCTGGTACTGAGAACCTCGCCAAGgttctcgaggaggaggctcaCACCAATCCTCTTTCGGCCTACATTCATCGTGTTACACGACATATCGACGACCTTCAATACCTTCCTGACTACCTTGCATCTCTCCCGCAACTAATCATCACTAGCATCTTCGGTGGCGAGCCCGCTGCTAAGAAGGAGGGCCTGCACCGCGATACTTTCGGCTTCAATAAGCTTATTGTGCTTGCAACTCGTCGTGGTCGTGTGTATGGTCTTAGCACTGAGCACAAGGGTCAAGTCATCTGGTCCAAGTCTGTACTTCCCCAAGTTCCTGGCGAGTCCCTTGAGATCAAAGGTATCTATGCCAAGGATGAGGGCGTGGTCACTCTGCGTGGCGCCAAGGGCGAGTACGTTGCTATCAAGAGCGACACtggcgatgttgtcgagGTGATGCCTGCCGGTTCGCTTCCCCGCGTTTCCAGCACTGTCGTTGTCGATAGCCCTGCTGGCAAGTGGTTGCTTCCTGTTGGTGTCAACGGAGAGATTGGACCTGTTCCCGCCGGTTTCACTCCTAGTGAGACCGTCGTTGTCCGTGGTGAGGGAGAGACTCTCAAGGGTGTCAAGTTTGTTGAGGAGAACAACAAGGTTACTGAGCAAGAGGTCTggcagcttcagctcttccGTGGTCAGAAGATCGTGGAGATTGCTAAACATGCTCCTCACGACCCTGTCGCCTCTATTGGCCGTGTCTTGGCTGATCGCCGTGTCAGCTACAAGTACCTCAACCCCAACACAATCGTTGTGGCTGCTATTGACGAGGCAAAGTCCTCTCTTTCTGTTCAACTGATCGACACTGTCTCGGGTCAGGTTCTGGCTGCCCAGTCCTATGCTGGCGTTGACGCTACCAAGCCCATCTCTTGTGCTATGGCCGAGAATTGGTACACCTGCACTTTCTTTGGCCGATACACCCTTGATGATGGCACCAAGCGATCTATTCAAGGCTACCAGATTGTAATTGTTGACCTCTACgagtcttcttctcccaaCGACCGTGGCCCTCTTGGTGACGCTGTCAACTTTTCGTCTCTCAAGCCTGTTGACACACCAACAGGACCTGCTTTGCCTTGGGTCGAGGAGCAAGCTTATGTTTTGTCTCAGCCACTCGACAAGCTGTCGGTTACACAAACGCGACAAGGCATTTCAAACCGACAGGTTCTTGGCTACATGCCTGAAACCCACTCCATCGCCGGCCTGGCTCGCCAGGTCCTGGACGCCCGCCGCCCGGTTGGCCGTGACTCAACTCCAGCTGAGAAGGAAGCGGAAGGTCTCATCCAATACACTCCCAGCATCGAGATTGACCCTCGGTCAGTCATCTCTCATCAGCGAAACGTGGTGGGTGTCAAGGACATTCTTACAGCGCCAGTCATTGTGGAGAGCACGAGTCTGGTTGTTGCTTACGGCGTGGATGTCTTTGGAACACGCGTTGCACCCAGCGGTGTATTCGATATTCTTGGAAACGGCTTCAACAAGGTGACACTTGTTTTGACCGTTGTATCGCTGCTGGGCGGCGTGCTCTTCCTCTCACCGATG GTAAGGAGGAAACAGATCAACAGGACTTGGGAGGGCTAA
- a CDS encoding hypothetical protein (EggNog:ENOG41), which translates to MKFTIALAALVSLAAATPLDASTKGCEPGSYSCTPDKTGWQVCDVNGKYVAAGVCPPKTSCVFYKPSGSPYCVPPGFKFPKA; encoded by the exons ATGAAGTTCACCATCGCCCTCGCTGCTCTCGTCTCCCTGGCCGCTGCCACTCCCCTTGATGCTTCCACCAAGGGCTGCGAGCCCGGATCCTACTCTTGCACTCCTGACAAGACTGGCTGGCAGGTCTGCGATGTCAACGGCAAATATGTT GCCGCCGGCGTCTGCCCCCCCAAGACCTCTTGTGTCTTCTACAAGCCTAGCGGTAGCCCCTACTGTGTTCCCCCTGGATTCAAGTTCCCCAAGGCTTAA
- a CDS encoding hypothetical protein (EggNog:ENOG41) — translation MILRSKIPAVGSALVAVACASQPGAIEPIPGPMRDLTWGQLNFIHTTDTHGWIGGHFQEPQYSADWGDYISFTKHMRKQADEQGTDLLVIDTGDRIEGNGLYDASSPKGLFQYDIYAEADVDILCTGNHELYKAYSADKEHNTTVPNYKGKYLASNLDYLDFKTGDRVPQAQRYKKFKTKNQGLEIVAFGFLFDFTGNANNTVVQPVEDTIKEDWFQEAIREKPDLFVVIGHVGLRMEEFKVIFTAIRKQNWHIPIAFFGGHAHVRDAVQYDSKAFAIASGRYFETIGWMSIDGISKGSTKEVEAAASPTFTRRYIDNNLYGLHYHTGLNESTFPTADGKRVTQMITRARKALQLDYKFGCAPKTLWMTRTKYTDEDSIYYWISNQLLPDIITRKDRKDKARLAIFNTGGIRFDIFKGGFTRDSTYAVSPFTSGFSYIPDVPYKAASKVIDLLNSAGKILSENGADVKLLAMPEQAFPAPAMKAMFEANKEDEDEKRLELRSFLDKPDLTSGYTTKDDIGTDGDDTIHEPVNFYEQPNCVQAEINMPEKGDPETVDFVFLDFIQPWIIPALKFAGAGDYSDADVQRYIDGTFTYHMAQWISKNWQGDC, via the exons ATGATTCTCAGGAGTAAAATACCCGCTGTCGGTTCAGCGCTGGTCGCTGTAGCTTGTGCGTCGCAACCTGGAGCTATCGAGCCCATCCCGGGTCCCATGAGAGACCTTACCTGGGGTCAGCTCAATTTTATCCACACAACTGATACTCATGGCTGGATTGGCGGTCACTTTCAGGA GCCCCAATACTCTGCCGATTGGGGAGATTACATCTCTTTCACCAAACATATGCGTAAGCAAGCCGATGAGCAAGGAACCGACCTTCTAGTCATCGACACCGGCGACCGCATCGAAGGCAATGGCTTGTACGATGCATCCTCACCCAAGGGTCTTTTCCAGTACGATATCTACGCCGAAGCCGACGTCGACATCCTCTGCACCGGCAACCACGAACTTTACAAGGCCTACTCGGCTGATAAGGAGCACAACACCACGGTTCCAAACTACAAGGGTAAATATCTCGCTTCGAACCTAGACTACCTCGACTTTAAGACTGGCGATCGTGTTCCCCAAGCTCAGCGCTACAAGAAGTTCAAGACAAAGAACCAGGGTCTCGAAATTGTAGCTTTTGGCTTCCTTTTCGACTTTACGGGAAATGCCAACAACACCGTTGTGCAGCCTGTGGAAGATACCATCAAGGAGGATTGGTTCCAAGAGGCTATTCGGGAGAAGCCGGATCTCTTTGTTGTCATTGGCCATGTTGGTCTTCGCATGGAGGAGTTCAAGGTCATCTTTACCGCCATTCGGAAACAGAACTGGCATATCCCTATTGCCTTCTTCGGCGGCCATGCACACGTTCGAGATGCTGTTCAGTACGATTCAAAGGCTTTTGCGATAGCCAGTGGTCGATATTTCGAAACCATTGGATGGATGTCAATCGACGGAATCAGCAAGGGCAGCACTAAGGAGGTCGAGGCCGCTGCTTCACCCACCTTTACTCGACGATACATCGACAACAACCTCTACGGACTACACTACCACACCGGCCTGAATGAGTCAACTTTCCCCACTGCAGATGGCAAGAGAGTGACTCAGATGATCACTCGTGCTCGCAAGGCCCTTCAACTTGATTACAAGTTTGGTTGTGCGCCAAAGACCCTCTGGATGACACGAACCAAGTACACCGATGAGGACAGCATTTACTATTGGATCTCCAATCAGCTTTTGCCTGATATCATCACTCGCAAGGATCGAAAAGACAAAGCTAGactggccatcttcaacacagGCGGTATTCGAttcgacatcttcaaggGTGGCTTCACACGGGACAGCACATATGCTGTGAGTCCCTTTACCAGTGGTTTCAGCTACATTCCGGACGTCCCGTACAAGGCTGCTTCCAAAGTCATCGATCTGCTGAACAGCGCCGGAAAGATCTTGTCAGAGAACGGTGCTGATGTCAAGCTCTTGGCTATGCCTGAGCAGGCATTCCCCGCTCCAGCCATGAAGGCTATGTTTGAGGCCAataaggaggatgaggacgagaagCGTCTTGAACTAAGGAGCTTCCTTGACAAACCTGACCTGACCTCTGGATACACAACCAAAGACGACATTGGAACTGATGGTGATGACACTATTCACGAGCCTGTCAATTTTTACGAGCAGCCCAACTGTGTCCAGGCTGAGATCAATATGCCTGAGAAGGGTGATCCCGAGACAGTTGACTTTGTGTTCCTTGACTTCATCCAACCTTGGATCATCCCTGCCCTGAAGTTTGCTGGTGCAGGTGATTACAGTGATGCTGATGTTCAGCGATACATTGATGGTACTTTTACATACCATATGGCGCAGTGGATTAGCAAGAATTGGCAGGGTGACTGCTAG
- a CDS encoding hypothetical protein (EggNog:ENOG41): MSATQPIAVNTPENPSSEGDSKGPTANATQASIATNEDAAVSQGIHTLEVKSVHWYSYLTTLDFWIVLALGQVLALCITATNTFTSFLANAGTNIPAFQTVFNYILMFLIYTPIFLWKDGIKGWWRIGVKDGWKYLIMAFLDVEGNYFTVLAYRYTNVLSAQLINFWAIVCVVVISFFLLKVRYRIFQIIGIVVCCGGMGILIASDHISGTNGGSGLDMVKGDLFALLGATLYGTTNVFEEWLVSRAHLYHVLSFLGLFGMCINGVQAAIFDRNSFDNATWNGKVIGWIIGYTLCLNIFYILVPVMLRMGSAAFLNISLLTANFWGVIIGIRVFGYKIHFLYPIAFVLIIIGQLVYFVTGSMLSDSKKPWLGDNQEDGVLGFGTAKLKALNAARKAQIEAEAGQRDTYH, encoded by the coding sequence ATGTCGGCTACTCAACCCATCGCCGTCAACACCCCCGAGAACCCCTCCTCTGAGGGCGACTCCAAGGGCCCAACTGCCAACGCTACCCAGGCCTCCATCGCCACGAACGAAGATGCCGCCGTTAGCCAGGGTATTCACACCCTCGAGGTCAAGTCTGTTCATTGGTACAGCTACCTGACCACTCTCGACTTCTGGATTGTCCTCGCGCTGGGCCAAGTTCTTGCGCTGTGCATCACGGCCACCAACACCTTCACCAGCTTCCTCGCCAATGCGGGTACCAACATTCCCGCGTTCCAGACCGTCTTCAATTACATCTTGATGTTCCTCATCTACACGCCTATTTTTCTGTGGAAGGATGGTATCAAGGGCTGGTGGCGTATTGGAGTGAAGGATGGGTGGAAGTACCTCATCATGGCGTTCTTGGACGTCGAGGGAAACTACTTTACTGTTCTGGCCTACCGATACACGAACGTCTTGTCAGCGCAGCTCATTAACTTTTGGGCTATTGTCTGCGTTGTTGTCATTTCGTTCTTCCTGCTCAAGGTTCGGTACAGAATCTTTCAGATCATTGGTATTGTAGTCTGCTGTGGTGGTATGGGTATTCTCATTGCCAGTGACCACATCAGCGGTACCAATGGCGGCAGTGGTCTCGATATGGTCAAGGGTGATTTGTTCGCTCTGCTCGGTGCTACTCTCTACGGTACTACTAACGTATTCGAGGAGTGGCTCGTGTCCAGGGCTCATTTGTACCACGTCCTGTCTTTCCTGGGCCTGTTTGGTATGTGTATCAACGGTGTCCAGGCTGCCATCTTTGACCGAAACTCTTTCGATAACGCAACCTGGAACGGTAAGGTTATCGGTTGGATCATCGGTTACACTCTGTGCTTGAACATCTTCTACATCCTTGTACCCGTCATGCTCCGCATGGGAAGTGCGGCTttcctcaacatctcctTGTTGACTGCCAACTTTTGGGGTGTCATCATTGGTATTCGGGTCTTTGGCTACAAGATTCACTTCCTGTACCCCATTGCCTTTGTTCTTATCATCATTGGTCAGCTCGTGTACTTTGTTACTGGTAGCATGCTCAGTGATTCCAAGAAGCCTTGGCTGGGTGATAACCAAGAGGATGGTGTTTTAGGTTTCGGAActgccaagctcaaggctctcaaCGCTGCGCGTAAGGCTCagattgaggctgaggctggacAGCGAGATACCTACCACTAA
- a CDS encoding hypothetical protein (EggNog:ENOG41) — MKSISYDIDPGGDIQLILKKPNKQNIVPEDTTQTVDGKRTNPKFPNPACFGRYQVFSELYPDGENETPNFEVEVHMRVSSRHLILASRIFRAMLEGPWKEGNPSSGPIRQISAEDWDAVALAIVLDAIHCRHHDIPKKIQIGLLARIATIVDYYQCREAISFHYEAWAHRGVKNLKHDASVLQLYVSWVFHDEDEFEIATESVIRRGRGMPGFNTHELPVSGILSRSLHNSSPRIMADLMCLGS; from the coding sequence ATGAAGTCGATATCCTACGATATAGACCCAGGCGGCGACATCCAGCTGATACTGAAAAAGCCGAACAAGCAGAATATAGTGCCAGAGGACACTACTCAAACTGTCGATGGAAAGCGCACTAATCCGAAATTCCCCAACCCAGCATGCTTCGGTCGGTATCAAGTGTTTAGCGAGCTCTATCCTGATGGCGAGAACGAGACCCCTAATTTCGAAGTGGAAGTCCACATGCGAGTGTCTTCCCGACATCTGATTCTTGCGTCACGCATATTCCGAGCTATGCTCGAAGGGCCCTGGAAAGAAGGAAACCCGTCTTCTGGACCTATTCGACAAATATCAGCCGAGGACTGGGACGCCGTCGCTCTCGCCATAGTCTTGGACGCTATCCATTGCCGTCATCACGATATCCCCAAAAAGATCCAGATTGGACTCCTGGCTAGAATTGCAACTATTGTTGACTATTACCAATGTCGCGAGGCCATAAGTTTCCATTACGAGGCGTGGGCTCACCGTGGagtaaagaatttaaagCATGATGCAAGCGTGTTGCAGTTGTATGTCTCCTGGGTATtccatgatgaggatgaattCGAAATAGCGACAGAGTCAGTTATACGTCGTGGCAGAGGAATGCCCGGATTCAATACTCATGAGCTTCCTGTCAGCGGTATCCTCAGTAGGTCCCTCCACAACTCGAGTCCCCGTATTATGGCTGATCTAATGTGCCTTGGCAGCTAA
- a CDS encoding hypothetical protein (EggNog:ENOG41) — MTKSISYIIDPDGDFEVLLKQPNSHKLVPYVPSDESEDPMNKSTVARGSLHEKYHVFDDLLSPAQDEKEEDPGLPGTKLCHWLSKALSTTETPSTSEAGTPPEDEVHMRVSSRHLNLASRVFRTLSQGLWAEASSTSLHFGNPLRQITAVDWDAVALAIVLDIIHGRHGNVPRVVDLRLMTHIATIVDFYECHEVVKIFSETWYKNMSTEFEDEYSHETLLWLSVSWVLPNQEVFDRAAQAILKHMDGRQLSADNLPLHEVLPKIEEKRLELINQIVRKFYDLLDTLPDSDYSCDWHKFGSPTCDSIALSILVRELDRLGSSDRRLVAPFNGYSITSLIQLVNDIPESIAATTEEYDHYHDVSVCSVRGRMRHVLGDVKAKMSVWTLDLDKNVRGD, encoded by the exons ATGACGAAGTCCATTTCCTACATCATCGACCCTGATGGCGATTTCGAGGTTCTCCTCAAACAGCCAAACTCTCATAAGCTCGTTCCCTATGTTCCCTCCGACGAATCTGAGGATCCTATGAACAAATCTACAGTCGCTCGTGGCTCACTACATGAAAAATACCACGTATTCGACGATCTTCTTTCTCCTGCTCAagatgaaaaagaagaagatcccgGTCTCCCTGGTACAAAGCTCTGTCACTGGTTATCCAAGGCCCTAAGCACCACCGAAACTCCAAGCACTTCTGAGGCTGGAACGCCCCCTGAGGATGAAGTTCATATGAGAGTTTCTTCACGACATCTCAATCTGGCCTCTCGTGTTTTTCGTACCCTAAGTCAGGGCCTCTGGGCCGaggcatcatcaacttccCTCCATTTCGGAAACCCTCTCCGTCAAATCACAGCCGTGGATTGGGATGCAGTGGCCCTCGCTATCGTTCTTGATATCATCCACGGCCGGCATGGGAATGTGCCTCGCGTCGTTGATCTCAGGCTCATGACTCATATCGCTACCATAGTCGATTTCTATGAATGCCATGAGGTCGTCAAGATCTTTTCCGAAACATGGTATAAGAACATGTCTACCGAGTTTGAGGATGAGTACTCTCATGAGACTCTCCTGTGGCTATCTGTCTCTTGGGTCCTCCCCAATCAAGAAGTTTTTGACAGAGCAGCTCAGGCTATCCTCAAGCACATGGACGGGCGGCAGCTGAGTGCCGATAATCTTCCACTCCATGAAGTTCTAC CCAAGATTGAAGAAAAACGACTGGAGCTCATCAACCAGATCGTGAGAAAGTTTTATGATCTTCTCGACACTCTTCCCGACTCAGACTATTCCTGTGACTGGCACAAGTTCGGTTCTCCGACATGCGACTCTATCGCGCTGAGCATTTTGGTGCGAGAACTGGACCGTCTCGGATCAAGTGATCGCCGTCTTGTGGCCCCTTTCAACGGTTACAGCATCACAAGCCTGATTCAACTCGTCAACGACATACCTGAGTCGATTGCCGCTACAACTGAGGAGTATGACCACTATCACGATGTGTCGGTTTGCAGTGTCCGGGGTAGAATGAGACATGTTCTTGGAGATGTCAAGGCTAAGATGAGCGTCTGGACTCTTGATCTGGATAAGAACGTTCGAGGTGATTAA
- a CDS encoding hypothetical protein (EggNog:ENOG41): MRTISYVIDPDGDVELVLREPNSHQIIPEIHGNGLATQGKLNEKRLDLIEQIQEGLQDVHDTLHQEPECVRGDSLRSSLALGVLARMVYQHEHADPPFIAPFNGYSVYRSLWLVKECTKPMPQHGSFGPYVPRYIDLNDRRTYPCSIKGRMTPGLEKVEGELCRMPLADFNDSSCS; encoded by the exons ATGAGGACCATCTCATATGTGATCGACCCTGACGGCGATGTCGAGCTCGTACTGAGAGAGCCTAATTCTCACCAGATCATCCCTGAAATCCACGGCAATGGCCTCGCAACTCAGG GAAAGTTGAACGAAAAGAGactcgatctcatcgagcAGATCCAGGAAGGTCTTCAAGACGTACACGACACACTCCACCAAGAACCAGAATGTGTCCGAGGCGATAGTCTTCGCTCGTCCCTCGCACTTGGCGTGTTGGCTCGCATGGTGTACCAACACGAACATGCCGACCCCCCCTTCATCGCCCCCTTTAACGGGTACAGTGTTTACAGATCCCTGTGGCTGGTGAAGGAGTGTACTAAGCCTATGCCGCAACATGGCAGCTTCGGACCATATGTTCCCAGGTACATCGACCTCAACGATCGCAGAACCTACCCTTGCAGCATCAAAGGAAGAATGACACCAGGGCTTGAGAAGGTCGAAGGGGAGCTTTGCCGTATGCCCCTGGCCGATTTCAATGACTCAAGTTGTTCATAG
- a CDS encoding hypothetical protein (EggNog:ENOG41) — MAVVTHDIAPDGDLYIVLEKANTMRTTPTVDIRYVSVDSAEFTSDPANVKDPKTSSGLELPDVPDGDNLECRFRVSSHHLTFASPIFKTMLTGPWKESAPAGANVAETTPTSKAQTKDGALSETSEDALRSSSVREISTEGWDVHAFITVLRIIHGLNHQVPEAVSLSFFMDVAVIADYYQCTEAVSTVAKLWKPPFFELVLRGKVSIMWLWIAWVFSWPSEFKRAAYGHLRCSQGLELVDTHDLPIAMILEKLAKKREWSLETFSAKLDTLRADHLELGAGCDPRCREILLGAIQAGEYKMNNKLVVSGPPYHWISIEEINDIWEDIDSADCRDRWDIKRGLPRPCGLKKSMKPTFDEIVAEFSNINIADFQAKKV; from the exons ATGGCGGTCGTTACCCACGACATCGCCCCCGATGGAGACCTCTATATTGTCCTAGAGAAAGCCAACACGATGCGTACTACTCCAACCGTCGACATCCGTTACGTGAGCGTTGATTCTGCCGAGTTCACCTCTGATCCTGCGAATGTGAAAGACCCAAAGACATCATCTGGGCTTGAGCTCCCCGATGTTCCAG ATGGGGATAACTTGGAGTGTCGATTTCGAGTCTCATCTCACCATTTGACATTCGCCTCTCCGATCTTCAAAACGATGCTCACTGGTCCCTGGAAGGAATCGGCGCCAGCTGGAGCGAATGTCGCTGAGACAACACCTACCAGTAAGGCTCAGACTAAGGACGGAGCTCTCTCAGAGACCTCAGAAGATGCCCTCCGAAGTTCCTCCGTGCGTGAGATCTCGACAGAAGGTTGGGATGTCCACGCCTTCATCACAGTACTCAGAATCATCCATGGTCTCAATCACCAAGTGCCGGAAGCCGTCAGTCTCAGCTTCTTTATGGACGTTGCTGTCATTGCCGACTATTATCAATGCACCGAGGCTGTGTCTACTGTTGCGAAGCTTTGGAAACCGCCATTCTTCGAGCTTGTCCTTCGGGGAAAGGTATCGATCATGTGGTTATGGATTGCTTGGGTTTTTTCTTGGCCTTCCGAGTTCAAGAGAGCAGCTTATGGGCACTTGCGGTGTAGCCAAGGTCTAGAGCTTGTGGATACTCATGACCTCCCAATTGCTATGATTCTTG AAAAGctggcgaagaagagggagtGGTCTTTGGAGACTTTCTCTGCCAAACTCGATACACTGCGAGCGGATCACCTGGAATTAGGCGCGGGCTGTGATCCTAGATGCAGGGAGATATTGCTCGGTGCAATTCAGGCGGGCGAATACAAGATGAACAATAAGCTTGTGGTTTCTGGCCCACCGTACCATTGGATCTCCATTGAGGAGATTAATGATATCTGGGAGGACATTGATTCAGCGGATTGCCGTGATCGTTGGGACATAAAGCGAGGTTTGCCTCGTCCCTGCGGTCTCAAGAAGTCAATGAAGCCAACTTTCGATGAGATCGTCGCTGAGttcagcaacatcaacatcgctGACTTTCAAGCTAAGAAGGTCTGA